The window CctcttttgtaaaaattgatATGTGATTCTTGCTGATTATGTTATTCATTTAATGAAggagattttaaaaaatacaacaaaccTACcggaacaattttaaaaacgaaaaagctctaaatatattaaagtatgTACCAACATAATTGTACATACTTTAAatagatttggctacccaaatctaaactgTATCAATACATCTTGTTGGAAGGGGCTGACAAGTATAGTTACCACTAAactgtttataaatattaagtataaatttgttttgtttatacatattatataaagacaataaaattgAGGGGGTTCGAGCCCCTGAGCCTATACTAAATTCGCCGGTGAATACAAAACTAAGTATGTATGTGaagtttatttgatatatacaCACAACACTGTATATATAGACTAGCACGGaggaaatattaattttttaaaaaaataagaaaaaggagataattttaaaaagattttaaaaagataacctaataattaataataatttagaaaaaacctgaaaaaggaaaagaaaaagtagagaaagtgtattttaaaaatattattataattaaactaaagaTTATTTGGAATgactcaaataaatatttttaaaaaaatcatttttatttaaacgcttttgataaaaacttataaattatttttatatataagtttcttttatttgttatatgtactaaaaatatttttattaaaaaattttaaagttgagcAGTGGCGACAGTCGCTAGAGTTGGTTGTTGGAAGTTTGTCAGTAGAGTCACCAAAGGTGATAGTCGGAGTATGACCAAGACGACTATTATCGAAGATTGACCTAATTAAACcgtaaaaatgttattattaaaagtttgCAAGGTTGATCGATAGCGACCAAAGATGTTTAGTTGGTTGATGAACTTTCCAACCCTTGGAACAAATATCTCTAGGGTTGAAGAATAGCAAGACAtataagtaattttaaattctaattctaatattcaactaaaactaaacattGTCCCAAATATTGAGCAAACTATTATAGCATATGCTCCACTTCTAGCCCCAAACATGTCTTTGATGGTTAGGATTTCaatcttatattatttgaattagttAGGGGTATTTTGGTCCATTGTTAATTcacaattaataattttagaattcattttgttgtttttataatttttttttgttttttctaagtgaaatattttgttttgtaatttctctTCTTAGTTGGCCAAATAATATATTCATTAACTCTAATtttgggatagttgcaaatatataacaaaatatttaaataaattgtaaatataacaaaatatgtcaaaaacTATCAATGACAGAAGTGTATCGCCGATAGATCATGCTGAAAATATTAGTCTATCGACAATAGaccataaaaatatatcaataataaaaacttttatcgcttctatcgttgatagaccATAAGAATCTATCAACGACAGAAATGTATCAcggatagaatttgctataatatttttagttctttttttaatattgttatatattgaattattattataaacatGGTTACAtggataattataatatatgataattttatgaataataattaagcatATGTAATAACATTTTGACTCTTATGGCCTATTAGTGATACACTTTGTtctatttgtaatttttaaaatattactatatatatatatatatatatatacttaattattgtATGCAACAATCGAGAGCCCAACCCTGTGTTATCTAATTAGGTTGATAAGCTAAGCCCAATCCGTAGCACAACCGTCAGcccaatttaaaaatagaaaactaaaacCTCACGCTCACGCCTCCCACTCCTCTCCAGTTTTAAACTTGGGTGAACTTTTATgttctcttttccttctcaccctcattctttttccttttctacaGTTCTTTAACTTTACCATCCCCTTCCCACTCTGCTCATCATAATTTATTCAAACAACTATCTTTGATATATCagttaaaactttaaaacggTGATTGTTGTGGCATAACGCCAAAGCCACAACCGGTGGAggtacttttttcttttattgaggGATAGCAAAACTTTGACGAAAAAATAAAACGGGTTTAAAAAGGCGCTATACTGTGAGGACTGTCGATTTTAGATGATTCATCTTTAAATCGAGGGTTTCTGTTGATCTTTGGCTTGTCCAcaacctaacccaacccaaacgTACAAACCTTTAAATTCCTTCTCTACTTTaccttaataattataataacccGTGAAAagtattacaaaaatattatattttatttgcttttactctatttttctaaatatatatttttgtaggGTAAAATGCACTTCTGAGTAGATGCTGACATGGATGAGTtagcattttatttatttgatgatgtggtgaataaacttaaaaaagtaaaCCTTCTCAAATTATAGTGacatttcaaaacattttagaTCTCTCTAGTTATTTGGAACCTAATTCATCTCTTTGGACTACTATTGAATCGAAAAATAGGTTTGATTCtccatcttttttatataatagtAAGGCCTCCTTCAGATAATTCAAATTGAAGCAATTAGATGTCCAACTCAGACTTGATAGTCAAATATTCACGACCCACATCCACTTCAAGAGGTGTCGTGGTCTCTAACAGAAGGCAAGTCAACAATgaacaattataaaatactAGTGTAGAGAGAGGTGTGCAGTAAGAATGAACCATGggcaaagaagaagatttttcactattttaagtatattatattttacttgcaggtttaacttttaagttaatttgtccacctaataaaataaaatgacatGTCAATCTAATCAAGTCATGATTTGATAACCATTTCGTTAGGGTAAAGTTAACTATGTGACCATTTAGtatcattttgaaaatcttaaaaagacaaattttattttaaaactttatagaCTAAATAGACATCgaatctaaattaatttttgatgGTTGTCTACGTAAAAACCATCTCCCCACAAATCCTAATaacttcaataaaattatacatacTCCATGGAATTAATAATGCAAAAATAACTCCAACCTCCACACGTAAACCCTACTTAAACCTATATATTACCAAGTATAAAATACCATGACAAAAACTCCACCATCTAACCTAAATATCATACTTACACTTCCACCTTTCAAATCTCACACACCAACAACGTATAGTACACACTAATCACCTACCATCGTCAAATTTGAGTCTTTTTCCTCAATCAAAGACAGGTGGTGCACTTCAAGATACAGCTAATGCAAATCAGCTATCCGATTAATCAAAGACAGAGCATTACTAGTCAACTGCGCAATGTTGACAATCTTAGTCCTAACCTCAGCCTTAACGCCTCCGTTCACCGTCTTCCCCTGAAACCCTTCGCTACATGTGGTTTCATCCGTCAGAGCGGCGCTAACCCATGTCTGAACATTACTCATTGCGAGGTCGAAATTGGTTCCACGGAGCTTCGGCATCTCGGAAATGGAAGCAGCGAGGGAGTCGACAGAGTCACTCAGTTCTTCCAAACAGTCGTTAAGAGCAGAAACATCTCTGGAGGGGAGGCCATGGGAGTGAGAAAGCTTGAGGATTTGAGTGGCGGTGGACTTGACGGAGGAGAGGGAAACGGAGAGGGCGGCGGTGGCCAAAAGGCGGGGACTTGTTTGGATGGCATTGGCATGGActgaaagagatgaaaaacaGAGACGAGGGTAAGTGGTGGAACTGCAAGAGCTTTTTATGAACTCTGTGCTGCTTTGTGGAGTTATGGCTGAATGGATTAGtgttaattggagaattagtTGGAAAAGAATCAAAGTTTTCTTGGAGTTTGAGATACCCATCTCTGTTTTCTTTGTGTTCTTAAATGTAAATGGAAGGAATTTAGAAAGAAGGGGAAGTGATGAAGAGAAAGAAGCGGAATGTGCTTTGTATTTATAAGCAAATGAAAAAGGTGTAAAAGGGTTGTGTAAGGGTCCCATATAAACAGTCATCATCCAATTTGGGCATAGCCACATCATCCTGTAGGATGTGAATTCAAAAATTTATCCGTTATTTAGGTTGCTAGGGAATGaatctataaataattatttagatattgtttgattattattttgaattcataACCATTtcgtttgtttgtttttaatttttgaaaatcaaacttatttaatttcttccatATTTGTATAACAATATCTTAAGTTTCAACTAAACTGGagcaagaaaaacaaaagattatcatttaaaataattgaacgAAAATGTTTACATAGAATTGTAGTAAAAGAGAATGGAGGGGTGTCATCCAATAAttaatgaagagagaaaagtggGAAATAAAAGTTGAGAGAGTATCGAGAAAGCGAGAGAGAATGAAGATAAAGTTCCAATAGCCGACAACATGAGGGTCCAAATAAAGCCAAAGAAAtatcctttaattttcttttttatctttattttaatattgcaATGCATGAAcaaagatatttttgttttgcatcaacttttctttttttattatatttttttaatttatgcatGTACAAACACATTTCTTGTGCTACATATACAAATCTTAACCACCATTATtttgtgttattattatatggttttattttgatttggttgATTATGAGAGGTTTTGTGGAGTTGAAGAGTTTTTCACGTTagctttttgttttaatattacaatctttgcaaaatttgattttattctttaaccATTAGAATGTGTTTCAACTTTTAGTCTCTCTTTTAACGTCTTACCCAAAAATGATGTGATGTTCTTAATTATCATTAATCCCCTTAGCAAAAGTATAATTTTGCTTCTaacactattattattattatatggttGTGGTATTtggaaattatatattattaaattaatctcTCTTTCACGTAACTCCTccctccttttctttcttttctattttaacgTCCACAATTCTAACCTTCACTCTCTCCTcgtaattcttttttatacgTCTAgtttactaattattttatttttatttttagtttctaaattgattgttttcaaatataataaaagaagtaaaaatatttataaacaaaaaactacaTGAGAGACAACAATAGACCATCATCTACGTTTATCTCATGCACGCTACAATATTTAGCTCGAAGTGTACATATATTTAGTtgcatctttttcttcaagttaagtctataaataacatttgttctatttctaaatttattgcTTTATTCTTTAGTAATTTTTGCCACTATTTAAGTCAAGGTTTGAAGActtaataatagttttaaaagtttattttattttaaatatttttttacttaataaaaGTGTAAACCATTGAAAGAAGATGTGAGAAAATAAACTTAGATTTTAATgtatgaaaatcaaaatagttaccaaacaagatcttagttttatttttgaaaattaaatctctAAGAACTTGCTGCACGTCTCTAaactgttttaaaaaattaaactaaaaagaatatatatagctttttaaaagtatactGGATTTACTAGAATGCATCTAAAAATTCAACCAGGTGCGGCAAgaaatttgtataaaaatccttcatataagaaaaataatctttCATAAATGATATATGTAAGTTAATTCATGAAGATTTGAATATGGTTTTTTAGAAATAGATAAAAGAGTTAATGGTCATTACTTCTCAAATTGTGTTgccactctcttcttcttaatttgCTTCTTCATCCCTCGACGCCCAATTCAATcttctaaataatttatatcatttGTCAATACTTGCAACTTGATTTTGTAGCCAAATGCTacctatattttatatatctcaaaaggaaaaaaaagaaaagaaatttgaagatatTATTTGAAGTTGCATTGGAAAGCTTTTTTTGGGGGGAGGGGGACATAAATGCAAGCAACTTGATCACATGAATTTGGGCCAGAAGTgagaaataattttgaaagtggCCCCTAATAAGACGCAGTTTGGTTATAATAAGCAGCTAAGTATGCAAAATTGTATGATCAAATCAACATATAGCTTTCAAGCAACTGGCCACAAAGGACCCAGTGGTCCGATACCATGTCTTTTTCATCttatgcatttttctttttcttttcttttctaattctcactttttatatatatataaaaacaaaaagttgttttcttgaataattatttataacttatttcCTTACATTCAACTTCACATTAAGTTACTACATTAATATGGTTAACGTAGTCATACTAATTGTTCTTGCTATATTTgtacaatttaataaatatgaatcTACTTTTTATGTTAAGGATGGTTTTAGACGAAAAGAgctataaagttttaaaaagtataaatataaaggtAGAGTcgagaaaaaatagaattaaccTAGTTTGTCAAGATGACTCGTAGAGACTTGCTAGGTCAAACTCATATATATGCATCTTtgtaatacaaattttataaaaatttcaaatccatttacatttaaaagtatttatattaaaaagtttaacaaTGTGTAAAAGTGAGTTTAACTTAGTAATAATTGACATAGTCTTTCATCCTAAGAATGTGAGAGATTTGAATCATTTAACCTTCAattgttatactaaaaaaatgtttaacattgtattttaaaatacataacaaaatcaaatcatttggCACTAAGTGAACCAACCATTCTATATAGAAAATACGTAACTGTTTCTATTACGTTCCAGTGTTTCACCATGGTTTTTAAAGCAAATGGAAAGTGCTGTGACGTTATACATATGATTGGTGACCTCTCACGATTTTGAGCCATTGTCAAGCACGGAACAAAGTGATCACCACCAtcatgtaaaatatattttagaaactaatgagtatataaattttttatcatattaaatttgatcatACAATGGATTCTAAAAAGTATAATACAGTTTAATTTTGAGACTTGGAGttgtgtttttatttggtGTGTGATCgagatttcaaaatatatcatactttaatctttgaaatttgaaaaatagttttaaatgttTCTACGTTAAAATAACCAATTAACTAACTAACAAATATATGATGTGACATTATTGTTGtgacaattttaaaacataaattgtcTACGCTCTTTTACCTCACTCGATTTAGTGACttgtaacaaatatataaaaatagactattaatcaatattgattttgtgtGAATATAAAtggtgatattttgttatattttaaaatagacatactaaataatatatatatattttttttgggtatAATTAGAATTGTTTTATAAGCATTTAAAGTGGTAGCaaacttgtttttataataatgttttagTGGATGTTATTAAGAAGAGCtaatgagaaagaagaaaaatagaatggTTAATTAGGTGGATAAATAATAATCCGGAAATGCAATGggatattatattatttattattaaaggaAAAGTATTTGAGAAAGGGAGCTTTCCACGTAGTCAATTGTGGGTCCGAAATGACAAAGTTTTTGTTCACTTTTGGTGGGACCCTGACCGACGTGGAACCAATCAGTTTCTAAACATATTCTAACCGTTTCCAACTTTGCTTCTTACGACTAGTTTCcttcaaactatttttaaatatagattaatCAAGTCTATTTTgtacaacattttaaatatattcatatttaaaattcatggatgttcaaatttaaaatacacaaTTACATTTTGGTGCACAATTAATATAATCCAAGACAGTGTTATGAAATAGATGGTGTATATCAAACACCCTATAATGTGAATAAAAGCTATTGATGAAATATTACTATCAAACAATATAGATAAAAATCGTCGTTAGAGATTTGGACACCGTCATTGATATATCCTATTTGTGACAGAAATAGCACATGTATAATCACACATTTTATTTCCTAACACCTAACTCTTCTAATCAATACACAGTTTATGTAATAATAAGGTTGATCATCATAAATAAAACGTTAACACTCCATTGTGTTTGATTCAACATTCATCAAATGTTAGGTAAACCAAACCATCTTAATTAAGATTGATTTTTggattgttatatattttaagatattatcattttattttaacaaatacaGAATTGGTCTAAGAGGTCTAATCAACAtcattgaaataattataaaatgagaaaaaaggtttttttaaataataaaataaatgatgcATGGATAAAAGTCTATTGTCGATAAGATATGAAAAAATCtggtatattttgtaaatatttttaacacttttatcatttatagtAATTtctctttagaaaaaaatcgtttttatttaagctttttttacgaatactatttaaaatatactttcaaaacttattttgAGGAGTTATCAAacacttcaaacttttttcttttaaatgacttttttttaaaacaatatacttaaaaatatattctaaacacatttataactatttatCTTGTACAATTTTCAAACTACATTTTAAAGTCTAAATGGTACCattaatcatattttcaatttaataattattggtATGGTATTGAACTTTCGGTTGAGGTTGCCATTACAAattaaagatatttatatttaagatcaatactttatatatatctatatccATACATTAGAAGATTTTCTAAatagtttatgtttgttttgttcagagatagttttatttatgtttagatctcataatatatgttaatgtatattttgtaatttaggctaattatattacataacattccttatttaatttgaataatttagcTATTTATGTAACAATTGATATGATTGTAAAAtatagaatatttatgaataaagAATATTTccataatatataattgattatttaagaGTTTCTtggtggttttttttttttaaaatttggagttGCAGCTAAGAGTGAGACCATCCCTTAGTGAAAAGACTAatataataactatttttttattggatgATTTGAGATGGTATATAGCAGATTGGTTCCAAGAGGTTACATACCATAGAGGAAacaatattgatttttttaattattccctaactcttaattttcaaaattgtataaTTGAGAGTTTGAGAATGCAATTGTTATTATCACTGGATAATTCAGtaatgattttataatttgttgatATCTTTACTATCACTTTCACCCACGTAATAGCTAAATTCTAAACACCAAAACTAcctactttaattttgaaaacaactattaaaataataaaacaatcaaaatcaacctatatatgtttataattaagcttaatttttaaaaagaaaaacaaaaaaaaccaacagggtcttattactttttctttttgacaatTGATTAGTTCCactaattaaaaagatatttttgcaaatattgcaacaaatttcttttaacatttagCAACAAAGATATGTGGTAGTAAAAAGATATGGAAATCTACCATAATTTACATTAGAAGTGACCTTTTAACTCTTTATAATTCATtgtataaagaaattaaatattatctaatttttatttcaatattaatataattattcctttatttatttaataagtaGTTAAAGTAGTTgatgggattttttttttctttttaatttctttaaactGATCAAAACTgaaataactattttaatttcaaacaataatGAGAGTcgtagtatttttttttttaattttaaaaaatggaatattAGGAGTAACACAATAgcattgtttaaattttagggCTAACATGTCACATGCATTTATAGTCTTATACCCAAGTGGAAATAATTTCTCAACGTGAAATGAAGAAACTTAAGTATatattaatgaattaaaatagaaatccATACAATATTATTGGTGTGTGACAGATTTTCTTAGATGGACACAAAAGCATTTAAGTTTATATCACATCTGTGgcaattataaattaattattttaggttGCAAAAAAATTCCACTTaactctttatatatatataatatatattcataatcAAACCCCATGTGCGCTGCTGAACCAAAGAAAACACCACTTGAAAATATCACCTTTAATAATATCTAGCTATGCTATAcatttatatacataaatttatttttcatagggtctagatttatattttcagACAAGTTTATTTTTCCTATTCCCCCACCaccttttattttagtttaatatattattaaactttatgtagtctatatataaatatatatctactACATTATGATCTACATTTccatcattttcctttttcttacgAAACtgttaaaagatttattttagCAATCATGTAGTTGCCAGTAATTCATTTTCCTACATACCCATGCATGCATTtacattctttaaaaatattaaaaataagagaacgagtttaaattttattttgattctaaacCTAAACCTAAACATAATTAGTTGTTGTTTTAAATATGTCAATTATCTTTTGGACGGttaaatttctctcttttttttttttttttttagtctttttgttggttataattattctatatTGGATTTAAAACTAGGTGAAATTAAGGAAttgtatgatttaaaaaagtttttatcttttaacttttttttaaattttgtcgagattaattctgaaaaaaaatgtcacttTTATTTATCGTGCATccaaatcatatatattttttttctacctttttttctCGGAATCTTTGGCAGGATGAAAAAGATGGAGATTGTTTGTaattatccaaaatttaacttctttttcaaacacaaaccACACACAATGACCACCTTAAGATCTTATCTTATTTTCTTCACTAAATTAACGCACAATTACGTGAGGAGGAAGcaatgaaatttataatttgatttggaAACTTCTGCTTAATTCTTTGACactaattaatacaaaataaattgtgttTTTAGTGAAAAAAGAAGTCAGGGGTTAAACTTACCaatgttaaaatttagagatgaaataaaaacaatctgaaatgggaaaagtaaaactataataaccaaattaaaaggaaaactGAAAGTTAGGAAGTGATTTGGGAAGCGTCAAATTGTGATAAGTGAATGAGGAAAGTAGCGTTGGAAGAGCAATTAAGGGAACGAACCGTTACCGTACAGGTTAACTTGATGTAGAAGAGGAGCGTGAGATCAGCAGCGTTTCACGTGTTGTAAAGTGCACGTGACATGTGTGTGATACCCTAAATTATCGGGGGACTCTTTGACTTTTCAACGCCCTCTAGGCCACATGCTTTTTCCCTAGACCTGCACGTCTCAGATtccttcaactttaatttcttttctttttcctccaaACTTTACCTACGACTTTGTTTAGGAGGatcttgtttttgtaattattgtaatttgattagttttcaatttccaTAATATTATAGAATTGAactaatttttactatttctatGTGGCAggatatattttcttttagtaaatttattatttcttctcaAGTAATCTGTTgctaaaaaaataagagaacGAACCAAAcaatctataatatatatatatatatatagatatcattcagttttttaattctttttaaaatataatttgttttcaatatatCAATACTTTTTTAACTCTCATTcttttagtaaattttaaacaagACTCCACTTTTACAACATTTAAAgaaaccaaatcaaatttgatgtagaagaaaaggaaaagaaaacatgtttGATAAAAACAATTGTCAAGTTCAGGTGATACCCATGATCATTTGgaaattgattgaattgaattagAAGTAAGCTATattgaaaagggaaaaaaaaaaactcttattataattatatatcatcttTAATCAATTAGGATGTTGAATGAGTTTGTTTAGTGGCTTGTAATAGTGAGATGGTTTTTGAGTTTCACTTTCAGTTTCTGATTT of the Cucumis sativus cultivar 9930 chromosome 3, Cucumber_9930_V3, whole genome shotgun sequence genome contains:
- the LOC101211197 gene encoding 21 kDa protein codes for the protein MGISNSKKTLILFQLILQLTLIHSAITPQSSTEFIKSSCSSTTYPRLCFSSLSVHANAIQTSPRLLATAALSVSLSSVKSTATQILKLSHSHGLPSRDVSALNDCLEELSDSVDSLAASISEMPKLRGTNFDLAMSNVQTWVSAALTDETTCSEGFQGKTVNGGVKAEVRTKIVNIAQLTSNALSLINRIADLH